In a genomic window of Myotis daubentonii chromosome X, mMyoDau2.1, whole genome shotgun sequence:
- the LOC132223649 gene encoding LOW QUALITY PROTEIN: uncharacterized protein LOC132223649 (The sequence of the model RefSeq protein was modified relative to this genomic sequence to represent the inferred CDS: substituted 1 base at 1 genomic stop codon), whose protein sequence is MEQKSAPDSTIKTLPLRAAGPPDADGNQPYHYWPFSTSDLYNWKAQNPKFSEKPEGLIDLLDSVLFTHQPTWDDCQQLLQVLFTTEERERILNEAWKVVPGVDGNPTANQVQIDVSFPLTRPEWDFNTAEGKERLSVYRQNLMRGLRMAARKPTNLAKVGNVQQERDESPAAFLERIMEAYRTYTPMNPEAPENKAAVIISFVNQSAADIKRKLQKVDRLGEKSLQDLLAVAEKVYNNRESPEDKQARVVAASSSRQARDLARVLLATTMDFPKERDRHFRQLASNKGRGKQTTQEGRRGLRKNQCKFCMDIGHWARECPKKAGEKGDRTDRVKVLELGELSDXGSQGSDPLPEPRITLRVEGTPVNFLVDTGAQHSVLHTPQGKLANKKSWVQGATGMSQYSWTTRRTVDLGTGQVSHSFMVIPECPYPLLGRDLLTKIGAQITFRQGGPQVTDEEGRPIQVLTMRLEDEYRLYQKTSLVEGSMDKWLQEFPTAWAETGGVGLAAHRAPVLVELKPGEGPVRIKQYPMPQEARKGIQPHIRRLKSLGVLVPCQSAWNTPLLPVKKPQTNDYRPVQDLREVNKRVMDVHPTVPNPYTLLSSLAPSKVWYTVLDLKDAFFSLPLAPQSQSLFAFEWHDPEEGFSGQLTWTRLPQGFKNSPTIFDEALHEDLGEYRREHPNLTLLQYVDDILIAADTAKDCERGTQDLLATLGALGYRASARKAQLCRERVSYLGYILEGGQRRLSDARKETVLKIPTPTSRREVREFLGSAGYCRLWIPGFAEIARPLYEATKEGRAFDWTEKDEAAFRQLKKALLGAPALGLPDITKPFHLFVDEHKGIAKGVLTQALGPWSRPVAYLSKKLDPVAAGWPPCLRIITATALLVKDADKLTLGQEIWITTPHAIEGVLKQPPDRWMSNARITHYQSLLLNPPRVRFHPSAALNPATLLPDPDLDAPLHDCAGILEQVHGLRKDLTDQPLPDAEATWFTDGSSFVRDGCRYAGAAVVTETDTVWAEALPSGTSAQRAELIALTKALTLGAGKRINVYTDSRYAFATAHVHGAIYQERGLLTAEGRTIKNKQEILDLLAALWLPAKLAIIHCQGHQKADDPVARGNQKADQAAKAVALTSVPTMALQLPDPGDPVLPDQPKYSQEELQRIRKLPRAQEIKGWWHTPEGELILPDRLGDTVLEHMHRSTHLGTRKMKDLIRHAGIKIHQQDTKIDQVVSACKTCQLTNTRAGSNERGTRLRGTKLGAQWEVDFTEIKPGKYGYKYLLVFVDTFSGWVEAYPTKHETAQTVAKKLLEDILPRYGFPAMIGSYNGPAFISQVTQAVAKVIGADWKLHCAYRAQSSGQVERMNRTLKETLTKLTMETGGDWVVLLPYALYRVRNSPYTLGFTPYEIMFGRPPPIIPNLKADLLAEFENQELSLSLRGLQKAHEDIWPRLRAIYEASPTPTPHQHRPGDWVYIRRHCRETLEPRWKGPYTVVLTTPTALKVDGVATWVHHTHVRSADPSMTRKDFITKWSIDRDQCNPLKLKLRRARPA, encoded by the exons ATGGAGCAAAAATCAG CACCTGACTCCACTATCAAGACCCTGCCCTTACGGGCCGCTGGACCCCCGGATGCGGATGGCAACCAACCGTATCATTATTGGCCTTTTTCAACATCCGATCTCTATAACTGGAAGGCACAAAACCCCAAGTTTTCTGAGAAACCAGAGGGACTTATTGACTTGctagattctgttcttttcacccatcagcccacatgggacgactgtcagcagcttttacaggttctgttcacgacggaagagagagaaaggatcctcAATGAGGCCTGGAAAGTGGTTCCAGGCGTGGACGGAAACCCAACTGCCAACCAGGTCCAGAtagatgtctcttttcccttaactaggcctgaatgggatttcaacacggcagaaggtaaggagaggcttTCGGTCTATCGTCAGAACCTAATGAGAGGTCTCAGAATGGCTGCTAGAAAGCCAACTAATTTGGCCAAGGTGGGGAATGTTCAGCAGGAAAGGGAtgagtctccagctgccttttTAGAACGGATCATGGAGGCTTACCGCACCTACACCCCCATGAATCCAGAAGCTCCTGAAAACAAGGCAGCTGTGATCATAAGCTTTGTAAACCAGTCGGCCGCAGATATTAAAAGGAAACTACAAAAAGTAGATAGGTTGGGAGAGAAGAGTTTACAGGATTTACTGGCAGTGGCAGAGAAGGTGTACAATAACCGAGAGTCTCCAGAAGACAAGCAAGCTCGCGTCGTGGCTGCCTCTAGCAGTAGGCAAGCTCGGGACCTGGCTAGGGTCCTGCTGGCTACGACCATGGACTTCCCCAAGGAGCGAGACCGTCACTTCCGACAGCTTGCAAGCAATAAAGGAAGAGGTAAGCAGACCACccaagaggggaggcgggggctaCGGAAGAATCAATGTAAGTTTTGCATGGACATAGGGCACTGGGCTCGAGAGTGTCCGAAGAAGGCCGGTGAGAAGGGAGACAGGACTGACCGAGTCAAGGTCTTAGAGCTGGGTGAACTGAGTGATTAGGGGAGTCAGGGTTcggaccccctccccgagcccaggataactctcaGAGTGGAGGGGACTCCTGTTAACTTCCTTGTTGACACCGGGGCACAACATTCGGTCCTCCATACCCCGCAAGGAAAACTGGCGAATAAAAAGTCCTGGGTGCAAGGAGCAACTGGTATGagccagtattcatggactaCCCGAAGGACAGTAGATTTAGGAACAGGCCAGGTATCCCACTCTTTCATGGTAATACCGGAATGCCCTTACCCACTATTAGGACGGGACCTACTGACCAAAATTGGAGCTCAAATAACTTTCAGACAAGGGGGGCCTCAGGTCACCGATGAGGAGGGCCGCCCCATTCAGGTCCTGACCATGAGGCTAGAGGATGAATATCGCCTCTACCAGAAGACTTCCCTGGTGGAGGGCAGTATGGACAAATGGCTACAAGAATTCCCAACAGCatgggcagagacaggaggggtggggctggccgcccACAGGGCCCCAGTCCTAGTAGAACTAAAACCAGGAGAAGGTCCGGTAAGAATCAAGCAGTACCCCATGCCTCAGGAGGCACGGAAGGGGATTCAGCCTCATATCAGGAGACTGAAGAGCTTGGGGGTGTTAGTTCCCTGCCAGTCTGCATGGAACACTCCCCTACTGCCAGTTAAAAAGCCCCAGACAAACGACTACAGGCCAGTACAGGACCTccgagaagtaaataaaagagttatGGACGTACACCCAACAGTCCCAAACCCGTACACTCTCTTGAGCTCCTTGGCACCCTCTAAAGTCTGGTACACGGTAttagatctgaaagatgccttcTTCAGTCTACCCCTAGCACCTCAAAGTCAGTCCCTGTTCGCCTTTGAGTGGCATGACCCAGAGGAGGGCTTCAGTGGACAGCTGACTTGGACACGCCTACCCCAGGGGTTCAAAAACTCGCCCACCATCTTCGACGAGGCGCTGCACGAGGACCTGGGTGAGTACAGAAGGGAACACCCcaacctcaccctcctccagtaTGTAGATGACATCTTGATTGCTGCAGACACAGCCAAGGACTGTGAGCGGGGGACCCAAGATCTATTGGCCACCCTGGGGGCCTTAGGGTACCGGGCATCCGCGAGGAAGGCTCAGTTATGTCGAGAAAGGGTGAGTTACCTGGGATACATCCTGGAGGGCGGGCAGCGGCGGTTATCGGATGCCaggaaagagactgttttgaaaaTCCCTACTCCCACCTCCCGAAGAGAAGTAAGGGAATTCCTAGGATCGGCCGGCTACTGCCGCCTCTGGATACCGGGTTTTGCCGAAATCGCCAGGCCCCTATATGAAGCTACCAAAGAGGGAAGGGCGTTTGACTGGACTGAGAAAGATGAAGCTGCCTTTAGGCAGTTAAAGAAGGCCCTTCTaggtgccccagccctgggcctgccagatATTACAAAGCCCTTTCACCTCTTTGTGGATGAACACAAAGGGATAGCAAAAGGGGTCTTGACTCAAGCTTTAGGCCCCTGGAGCCGCCCAGTGGCTTATTTGTCCAAGAAGTTAGATCCTGTAGCTGCCGGCTGGCCACCATGCCTGAGAATTATCACGGCAACAGCGCTCTTAGTCAAAGACGCTGACAAACTGACCCTGGGGCAGGAAATCTGGATTACAACCCCACATGCCATTGAGGGAGTCCTGAAGCAGCCTCCTGACAGATGGATGAGTAACGCACGTATAACCCATTACCAGAGCCTCCTACTCAACCCTCCAAGAGTACGGTTCCACCCCAGTGCGGCCCTcaatcctgctactttgctgccCGACCCTGACTTAGATGCCCCACTACACGACTGTGCGGGAATCCTAGAGCAGGTACATGGACTCCGGAAGGACTTGACCGACCAGCCCCTCCctgatgcagaggccacctggttcacgGATGGGAGCAGCTTCGTGCGGGACGGGTGCAGGTACGCGGGTGCAGCGGTGGTCACTGAAACGGACACTGTGTGGGCGGAGGCCCTGCCCTCCGGGACGTCAGCCCAGCGAGCAGAACTCATCGCCCTTACTAAGGCACTGACGCTGGGGGCTGGAAAGCGGATTAACGTTTACACAGACAGCCGTTATGCATTTGCTACAGCTCATGTCCACGGAGCAATCTATCAGGAGAGAGGGCTGCTGACGGCAGAGGGacggacaataaaaaataagcaagagatTCTCGATCTGCTTGCAGCCTTATGGCTTCCTGCCAAGTTAGCCATAATCCACTGCCAAGGGCACCAGAAAGCCGATGACCCGGTAGCAAGAGGTAACCAAAAGGCTGACCAGGCTGCGAAGGCAGTAGCCCTTACCTCGGTCCCTACCATGGCCTTACAACTCCCAGACCCAGGGGACCCAGTCTTACCAGACCAGCCCAAGTACTCCCAGGAAGAATTGCAACGCATCAGAAAGCTCCCCAGAGCCCAAGAAATAAAGGGATGGTGGCATACACCAGAAGGGGAACTCATACTACCAGACCGGCTCGGGGACACGGTATTAGAACATATGCACCGGTCTACTCACCTGGGGACCCGGAAAATGAAGGACTTAATCCGACATGCTGGGATCAAGATTCACCAGCAGGATACCAAGATAGATCAGGTTGTATCTGCCTGCAAGACCTGTCAACTCACAAACACAAGAGCTGGATCAAATGaaagagggaccaggctcagaggcaccaaacTGGGAGCACAATGGGAAGTCGACTTCACTGAAATTAAACCAGggaagtatggttataaatatcttttagtatttgtagataccttctctggctgggtagaggcatacccaaccaagcatgaaacagctcagacggtggccaagaagctgctcgaagacatcttacccaggtatggttttcctgCTATGATAGGGTCCTACAACGGGCCAgcctttatttcacaggtaacACAGGCAGTAGCCAAAGTCATAGGGGCGGATTGGAAATTGCATTGTGCTTACAGGGCCCAGAGTTCAGGTCAGGTAGAAAGAATGAACAGAACTCTAAAagagacccttaccaaattaaccatggagactggTGGGGACTGGGTAGTTCTCCTACCGTATGCCCTTTACCGGGTAAGGAATTCCCCATACACCCTGGGCTTTACTCCCTATGaaatcatgtttggcaggccaccccctatcattcctAACCTTAAAGCTGACCTTCTCgctgaatttgaaaatcaagaactATCTCTTTCTTTGAGAGGGCTTCAGAAGGCacatgaggacatttggccacgcctccgcgccatctacgaagccagcccaaccccaactcctcatcagcacagaccaggagattgggtctacatcagaaggcactgccgggagaccctagaaccACGTTGGAaaggtccctacactgtggtgctgaccacccccaccgctctcaaggtagatggTGTCGCGACCTGGGTCCACCACACTCACGTGCGGTCAGcagatccatccatgacccggaaagacttcatcaccaaatggagcatcgatcgagatcaatgcaacccgctcaagctcaagctacggcgtgctcgacctgcctga